One segment of Trachemys scripta elegans isolate TJP31775 chromosome 1, CAS_Tse_1.0, whole genome shotgun sequence DNA contains the following:
- the KCTD4 gene encoding BTB/POZ domain-containing protein KCTD4: MERKINRREKEHEEKHNSSEGTEEGKNCKMPLITLNVGGYLYITQKQTLTKYPDSFLEGVVNGKILCPFDADGHYFIDRDGLLFRHILNFLRNGELLLPEGFRENQLLAQEADFFQLKMLADAVKSRWEKEQLASRETTFLEITDSHDRSQGLRIFCNAPDFIAKIKSRIVLVSKSRLDGFPEEFSISSNIIQFKYFIKSENGTRLVLKEDNTFVCTLETLKFEAIMMALKCGFRLLTSLDCSKGSIVHSDALHFIK; encoded by the coding sequence ATGGAGCGAAAAataaacagaagagaaaaggaacaTGAAGAAAAGCACAACTCCTCTGAGGGTACTGAGGAAGGCAAGAACTGTAAAATGCCTCTGATTACCCTCAATGTTGGTGGATACCTGTACAttacacaaaaacaaacactaaCCAAGTACCCAGACTCTTTTCTTGAAGGTGTGGTAAATGGAAAAATTCTCTGTCCATTTGATGCAGATGGCCATTATTTCATAGACAGAGATGGACTCCTTTTCAGGCACATTCTGAACTTCCTACGAAATGGAGAACTTCTTCTACCGGAGGGGTTTCGAGAAAATCAACTTTTGGCACAAGAAGCAGATTTTTTTCAGCTTAAGATGTTAGCTGATGCAGTGAAATCAAGGTGGGAGAAAGAACAGCTAGCGTCCAGAGAGACTACTTTCCTGGAAATAACTGACAGCCACGACCGTTCACAAGGTCTTAGGATCTTTTGTAATGCTCCTGATTTCATAGCAAAAATCAAATCTCGCATTGTTCTGGTGTCAAAAAGCAGGCTGGATGGATTTCCAGAGGAGTTTTCAATATCTTCAAATATTATTCAATTCAAATACTTCATAAAGTCAGAAAATGGTACACGACTTGTACTGAAGGAAGACAACACCTTTGTCTGCACCCTGGAAACTCTTAAGTTTGAGGCTATAATGATGGCTTTAAAATGTGGATTTAGACTGCTGACCAGTCTGGATTGTTCCAAAGGGTCAATTGTTCACAGCGATGCACTTCATTTTATCAAGTAA